The Mycoplasmopsis equigenitalium genome contains a region encoding:
- the cmk gene encoding (d)CMP kinase yields the protein MGKINIAIDGPSGVGKSTISKHISENLGYNFINSGSVYRAVALYLYLKKIDYKNQELVIQNLPNIKIELEKDRVFLNGKEVENQLREQHISQIASVSSSYPKVREFVVRLIQNIVKNKKGYIMDGRDTTFRLMPNAELKIFLWADASERAKRRLLQDKEMGFVSNYDEVLKNIIARDEQDMNREVDPLHQTKDAIKIDCTNLNKAQVIEVITELVRSKESENK from the coding sequence ATGGGTAAGATTAATATTGCAATTGATGGACCAAGCGGTGTAGGGAAGTCGACAATTAGTAAACATATTAGTGAAAATTTGGGTTATAACTTTATTAACAGTGGTAGTGTTTATCGAGCAGTTGCGCTTTATTTATATCTTAAAAAAATTGATTATAAAAATCAAGAATTAGTAATTCAAAATCTTCCAAATATCAAAATCGAACTAGAAAAAGATCGAGTTTTTTTAAATGGTAAAGAAGTAGAAAATCAATTACGTGAACAACATATCTCTCAAATTGCCTCAGTTTCTAGTTCATATCCTAAAGTACGTGAATTCGTAGTTCGACTAATTCAAAACATTGTAAAAAATAAAAAAGGCTATATTATGGATGGCCGTGATACCACTTTCCGCTTAATGCCAAATGCTGAGCTTAAAATATTTTTATGGGCTGATGCTAGTGAGCGTGCTAAAAGACGTTTATTACAAGATAAGGAAATGGGTTTTGTTTCAAATTATGACGAAGTTTTAAAAAATATTATTGCGCGCGATGAGCAAGATATGAATCGTGAAGTTGACCCATTACATCAGACAAAAGATGCCATTAAAATTGATTGTACTAATTTAAATAAAGCACAAGTAATTGAAGTTATTACCGAATTAGTAAGGAGCAAGGAAAGTGAAAACAAATAA
- a CDS encoding segregation/condensation protein A, producing MIETKSIKIEIDDDKKISPNSVYTDNPYNIEIKNFNGPLDLLLNLVKDKNIDIMEVDLVELAENYLRIIKSVQDRDINLASEYLVMAATLLQIKARSLLEEDEEEDEELAQDKKEILLQVAMYKQFKELTPVLQEHELSRRDIFIKKPSNVDEFKKPIDRTALDGNGNPMTLIKALRLMFERVHAVALRRSKVKTLKITASDQIEHIRKLFREKENVTFEDIFYLPSLEHFVITLMALLELVKIQEIVLFQEEEYGPITIAKGEAYAE from the coding sequence ATGATCGAAACTAAGTCAATCAAAATCGAAATCGATGACGACAAAAAAATTAGTCCTAATAGCGTCTATACTGATAACCCATACAACATTGAAATTAAGAATTTTAATGGTCCGCTTGATTTATTACTTAATCTAGTTAAAGATAAAAATATCGATATTATGGAAGTCGATCTTGTTGAGTTGGCAGAAAATTATTTAAGAATTATTAAAAGCGTTCAGGATCGTGACATTAACTTGGCTAGTGAATATCTAGTTATGGCCGCTACTCTTTTACAAATTAAGGCGCGGAGCTTACTTGAAGAAGACGAAGAAGAAGATGAAGAATTGGCCCAAGACAAAAAAGAGATTCTTCTCCAAGTGGCTATGTACAAACAGTTCAAAGAACTTACCCCTGTCTTACAAGAGCATGAACTTTCAAGACGCGATATTTTTATTAAAAAACCAAGCAATGTTGATGAATTTAAAAAACCAATTGATCGAACAGCGCTAGATGGTAATGGGAATCCAATGACCTTAATCAAAGCGTTGCGTTTAATGTTTGAACGTGTGCACGCTGTAGCGTTACGTCGTTCAAAAGTAAAAACACTTAAAATTACTGCTAGTGATCAAATTGAACACATCAGAAAACTTTTTCGCGAAAAAGAAAATGTTACCTTTGAAGATATTTTCTACTTACCAAGTCTCGAGCACTTCGTTATTACTTTAATGGCGCTACTAGAACTTGTTAAAATCCAAGAAATTGTTCTTTTTCAAGAAGAAGAATATGGACCAATAACCATTGCTAAAGGAGAAGCGTATGCGGAATAA
- the der gene encoding ribosome biogenesis GTPase Der produces MKTNNTIALIGKPNVGKSTLFNRIIGKRKSIVHDEPGVTRDRLYHKASWTNHHFYIIDTGGIHIQNAVFQKEILAQAQIAINDAAVIIFVCDARSEISSDDIFIINLLRKSGKKIILALNKMEDENNLDYSWYGLGIEDVFKISALHGQGIGDMLDLACSFLSNKKDEEDNEFKLAILGKPNTGKSTLFNLLSQKERSIVSDVAGTTRDSVEETIVINKQKYQIIDTAGLIKKSKLVESVDHYAWLRAQDSLEDSNLSIIVLDATQELSNFDSRIIGYALENQKPIIIVINKWDLIEKDTNTLRDFEKKVRNKIHFVPWVPIVFISAKENKNVNKLIEKLHQVRTNLTQEIAPRILTSLMVEMQVFRQPKAFQGGVLSISLVKQIKANIPTFNFYVNNKKYLHFTYERSIENELRNSINLEGCPIKLNFIDKK; encoded by the coding sequence GTGAAAACAAATAATACGATTGCTTTAATTGGGAAACCAAATGTTGGTAAAAGTACGCTTTTTAACCGTATTATCGGCAAAAGAAAATCAATTGTTCATGATGAGCCAGGTGTAACAAGGGATCGTTTATATCACAAAGCATCTTGAACTAATCATCATTTTTATATTATTGATACTGGTGGAATTCATATTCAAAACGCCGTTTTTCAAAAAGAAATTTTAGCCCAAGCACAAATTGCAATTAATGATGCCGCAGTTATTATTTTTGTTTGTGATGCGCGAAGCGAAATTTCGAGTGATGATATTTTTATTATTAATTTATTGCGTAAGTCTGGTAAAAAAATAATTTTAGCCCTTAACAAAATGGAAGACGAAAACAATCTTGATTATTCATGATACGGACTTGGTATTGAAGATGTTTTTAAAATATCAGCATTACATGGCCAAGGAATTGGCGATATGTTAGATTTGGCATGTTCGTTTTTGAGTAATAAAAAAGATGAAGAAGATAATGAATTCAAACTAGCAATTTTAGGAAAACCTAACACTGGTAAATCAACACTTTTTAATTTACTTTCACAAAAGGAACGTTCAATTGTTTCTGATGTTGCCGGAACAACAAGAGATAGTGTTGAAGAAACGATTGTTATCAATAAACAAAAGTATCAAATAATCGATACTGCTGGTTTAATAAAAAAATCAAAGTTAGTTGAGAGTGTTGATCATTACGCTTGATTAAGGGCACAAGATTCGCTCGAAGACTCTAATTTGTCAATTATTGTTCTTGATGCTACTCAGGAGTTGAGTAATTTTGACTCGCGAATTATTGGTTATGCACTTGAAAATCAGAAACCAATTATTATTGTCATTAACAAGTGAGATTTAATTGAAAAAGACACGAACACATTACGTGATTTTGAGAAAAAAGTACGAAATAAAATTCACTTTGTACCTTGGGTGCCAATCGTTTTTATTTCTGCAAAGGAAAATAAAAATGTTAATAAACTAATTGAAAAATTACACCAAGTTCGTACTAATTTGACCCAGGAAATCGCGCCACGAATCCTTACTAGTTTAATGGTTGAAATGCAAGTTTTTCGTCAACCGAAAGCATTTCAAGGCGGTGTTTTAAGTATTAGTTTGGTCAAACAGATCAAAGCTAATATTCCAACTTTTAATTTCTATGTCAATAACAAAAAATACCTACACTTTACCTATGAACGTTCAATTGAAAATGAATTGAGAAATTCAATTAATCTTGAAGGTTGTCCAATCAAACTCAATTTTATTGACAAGAAATAA
- a CDS encoding lysophospholipid acyltransferase family protein, translating into MTPRAKLILTFPLWIWRMTRINKRARKYRKAPDLHPLQSRQDFIVKYVTKMLKTLNVEVETKGLENLHKSPCLLIPNHTSNIDVLAIIYALRKQSFEQDEANRLTTFIAKKELTKKHVVRNAMSLLDTFVIDRNKAKESYEISKNFGAFVKANKTYGVIFPEGTRSKDGKMNEFKSGAFDIAKAYFLPIVPVSIINGFGADKLSRRGKQKITIIFHSVIKPMTFVSQDRKKLAQSVQQIVQNGVENYDRN; encoded by the coding sequence ATGACACCAAGAGCAAAATTAATTTTGACTTTCCCACTTTGAATTTGAAGAATGACACGGATTAATAAACGGGCAAGAAAATATCGTAAAGCACCTGACCTCCACCCACTTCAAAGTCGTCAAGATTTTATTGTTAAGTACGTAACGAAAATGCTAAAAACACTTAATGTTGAAGTTGAAACAAAAGGGTTGGAAAATTTACATAAATCACCTTGCTTATTAATTCCAAACCATACATCAAATATAGATGTTTTAGCAATTATTTACGCCCTAAGAAAACAATCGTTTGAACAGGATGAAGCGAATCGTTTAACTACTTTTATTGCTAAGAAAGAGCTAACCAAAAAACACGTAGTGCGCAATGCGATGTCTTTACTAGATACGTTTGTAATTGATCGTAACAAAGCAAAAGAATCGTATGAAATTTCAAAGAATTTTGGGGCCTTTGTCAAAGCAAATAAAACATATGGCGTTATTTTCCCTGAAGGTACTAGAAGTAAAGATGGCAAAATGAATGAATTTAAATCTGGTGCCTTCGATATTGCAAAAGCCTATTTTTTACCAATTGTGCCAGTGTCAATTATTAATGGATTTGGCGCTGATAAATTAAGTCGTCGTGGTAAGCAAAAAATTACAATTATTTTTCATTCAGTAATTAAACCAATGACCTTTGTTTCACAAGACCGCAAAAAACTAGCGCAAAGCGTTCAACAAATTGTACAAAACGGAGTTGAAAATTATGATCGAAACTAA
- the recU gene encoding Holliday junction resolvase RecU, translating into MKNNGKFLESIIDNSLTYYKINNLAIVHRVFLDISFGNVQENHKLNKAKIRAKSTVDYYGIYQGKFFAFDAKSTTKSYFEMKNIKKHQHEYLLDIINHKGLGFYIIGFLNFNEFYWISAEKLNFMSSRFSYKYIQKNGYKLQIILPGFLDFIPVIAKIISCQ; encoded by the coding sequence ATGAAAAATAATGGCAAATTTTTAGAAAGTATAATTGACAACAGTTTAACGTACTACAAAATCAATAATCTCGCAATTGTACATCGTGTATTTTTAGATATTTCCTTTGGCAATGTGCAAGAAAATCACAAACTAAATAAAGCGAAAATTCGCGCTAAAAGTACTGTAGATTACTACGGAATATATCAAGGGAAATTTTTCGCATTCGACGCTAAATCAACAACCAAAAGTTATTTTGAAATGAAAAATATTAAAAAACACCAACATGAATATTTGCTGGATATTATTAATCATAAGGGGCTAGGTTTTTATATCATTGGTTTTTTAAATTTCAATGAATTTTACTGAATTTCTGCTGAAAAATTGAATTTTATGTCTTCTCGTTTTAGTTATAAATATATTCAAAAAAACGGTTATAAATTACAAATAATCTTGCCCGGTTTTCTTGATTTTATACCAGTTATTGCTAAAATTATTTCTTGTCAATAA